In the Juglans microcarpa x Juglans regia isolate MS1-56 chromosome 6D, Jm3101_v1.0, whole genome shotgun sequence genome, one interval contains:
- the LOC121235602 gene encoding exopolygalacturonase-like, translated as MQFFTAVCIIFLLACIAEVGAGKMVFNAVKYGAIADGKTDNSKVFQDVFNRACQMEGINVVSIPHGRYMLGPTVFKGPCKGHVESLVVGTLLAPTDIASSLNVDHWISFQYMDRLVIGGGGSLDGRGSSAWPYNSCSKRPNCKPLPPSLRFDFLTNSWITGLTLINSKGVHINIFGCDGLNLRHVNLIAPANSPNTDGIHIGSSRNIDIPNARVATGDDCDSLGPGSMYINITNVICGPGHGISVGSLGRSPNEEDVRGVKVRDCTFIGTANGLRIKTWALPYASSVFGLTFENIIMEHVNNPIIIDQQYCQAGNCQKEGDSQVQIQDVKYRNIRGTSSTKMAVTLKCSRSKPCQKIVLRDVNLFYSGGPATSSCFYANGVAYGIQRPPSCI; from the exons ATGCAGTTTTTCACAGCTGTCTGCATAATCTTCTTGCTAGCATGCATTGCTGAAGTTGGAGCAGGAAAAATGGTTTTTAATGCAGTGAAATACGGTGCCATTGCCGATGGAAAAACCGATAACAGCAAG GTTTTTCAAGATGTATTTAACAGAGCTTGTCAAATGGAAGGAATCAATGTGGTTTCGATCCCACATGGAAGATATATGCTGGGCCCAACAGTGTTCAAAGGCCCATGCAAGGGCCACGTAGAGTCTCTTGTCGTGGGGACCCTACTGGCTCCTACTGACATAGCATCTTCTCTTAATGTCGACCATTGGATCAGCTTCCAATACATGGACAGGCTCGTAATCGGCGGAGGTGGGTCGTTGGATGGCCGAGGTTCCTCTGCTTGGCCCTACAATTCTTGCAGCAAAAGACCAAACTGCAAGCCTCTTCCCCCT TCGTTGAGATTCGATTTCCTCACCAATTCATGGATTACCGGACTAACTTTAATCAATAGCAAGGGTGTCCATATAAACATTTTCGGCTGTGACGGTCTGAACTTACGACACGTCAATCTAATAGCTCCGGCAAACAGCCCCAACACCGATGGAATCCACATTGGTTCGTCGAGAAACATCGACATACCGAATGCTCGAGTAGCAACCGGAGATGACTGCGATTCCCTGGGCCCTGGCTCTATGTACATAAACATTACAAACGTTATATGTGGTCCCGGCCATGGAATCAGCGTTGGGAGCCTCGGGAGGTCGCCTAATGAAGAAGATGTTCGTGGAGTGAAGGTGAGAGACTGCACCTTCATTGGCACTGCCAATGGCTTGAGGATCAAAACATGGGCTCTTCCTTATGCAAGCAGTGTTTTCGGTCTGACCTTTGAGAACATTATCATGGAGCATGTCAACAACCCCATCATCATTGACCAACAATACTGCCAAGCTGGGAATTGTCAGAAG GAGGGTGATTCCCAAGTTCAGATTCAAGATGTGAAGTACAGAAACATTAGAGGCACTTCGAGCACAAAGATGGCAGTAACTTTAAAATGCAGCAGAAGTAAACCTTGCCAGAAGATTGTGCTCAGAGACGTTAATCTGTTTTACAGTGGTGGACCAGCCACTTCCTCATGTTTTTATGCCAACGGTGTTGCTTATGGTATTCAACGCCCTCCCTCTTGCATCTAG